From Elephas maximus indicus isolate mEleMax1 chromosome 1, mEleMax1 primary haplotype, whole genome shotgun sequence, a single genomic window includes:
- the LOC126077414 gene encoding olfactory receptor 2H2-like, which produces MALISYLLTMVCNTLIFLPSMLNPRLHSPMYFFFSKFPFLDICFTTSFVLQMLLNLWGPKKTISFLGCSVQLFIFMPLGTTESILQTATAFDCYAAVRQPFHYTTIIHPHLCGQLVAVIWVTGMVQSIVQAPATLHLTFCPQGQIDDFLCEVPSLLQHSCGDITYNEIQMVVASVFIFIVPLTFILVFYSAITQAVVRVTLAKGRRKAFGPCCSHLMVIIIFYSSVIAVYFQPQNSYAQKWGKFFGLFYAVGTPILNPFI; this is translated from the coding sequence ATGGCCTTGATTTCATACCTCCTGACCATGGTGTGCAACACACTCATCTTCCTGCCATCCATGCTGAACCCCAGGCTCCACTCTCCAATGTACTTTTTCTTCTCCAAATTCCCCTTCTTGGATATCTGCTTCACCACAAGTTTTGTCCTCCAGATGCTGCTCAACCTCTGGGGCCCAAAGAAGACCATTAGTTTCCTTGGCTGCTCTGTCCAGCTCTTCATCTTCATGCCCCTGGGGACCACTGAAAGCATCCTGCAGACAGCGACGGCCTTTGACTGCTATGCAGCTGTCCGCCAGCCCTTCCACTATACCACCATCATCCACCCCCACCTCTGTGGGCAGCTGGTGGCTGTCATCTGGGTCACAGGTATGGTCCAATCAATAGTTCAGGCACCAGCCACCCTCCACTTAACCTTCTGCCCCCAGGGGCAGATAGATGACTTTTTATGTGAGGTCCCATCTCTACTTCAGCACTCCTGTGGGGACATCACCTACAATGAGATCCAGATGGTCGTTGCCAGTGTCTTCATCTTTATTGTGCCTCTCACTTTCATCCTTGTCTTTTACAGTGCAATCACCCAGGCAGTGGTGAGAGTTACCTTGGCAAAGGGGAGGAGGAAGGCTTTTGGGCCATGCTGCTCCCATCTCATGGTTATCATTATCTTCTACAGCTCAGTCATTGCTGTCTACTTCCAGCCCCAAAATTCCTATGCCCAAAAGTGGGGCAAGTTCTTTGGTCTCTTTTATGCAGTGGGAACCCCTATACTTAACCCTTTCATATAA